The Arachis ipaensis cultivar K30076 chromosome B07, Araip1.1, whole genome shotgun sequence genome includes a window with the following:
- the LOC107608314 gene encoding protein FAM91A1-like isoform X1, giving the protein MAGEMVELLLINGGTGKMRRAEVTVEELLVDRAVKEECTYENLPKRLQATVSSKDEWHKRVVQHCIKKRLQWSSCYARKVSKENEYYDEMIPYLRKHLALFPYHLSEYVCRVMRVSAFRYYCDMLFEVMKNEQPYDSIPNFSAADALRLTGIGRNEFIDIMNKCRSKKIMWKINKSIAREHLPTQPVDFPIEPWWGVCLVNFTLDEFKKLSEDEMATIDKVCKEEANSFVMFDAAVVRALSKRGLVYFDIPVYPDDRLKVSRLEGFVSNREQSFEDPIEDLVYAVFVVSNENATVSELATTLQADLSHLQAAAAFMCRLGWATKAMDPQPVVLDTSIPGSPKSVSGDEDAFSACLGSENQLVDGESIQGDTPRSKNHGHRSSYTRVAFMVDANITSYLMMGSVSPGLKSHAVTLYEAGKLGHASIDDLCKDLSTIEGVTFEGELQEFADHASSLRCVLECLQSGGVLTTVAKEEEEIDKTSVVTSSNDEAKEEEGIGKTSVVTSSNDEAKEEEGNGKTSVVTSGNDKAKEEEGMVTSSNYKAKEEEGIGKTNAVTSSNDEAEEEEGIGKTREVTSSNDEAEEEEGIGKTREVTSSNDEAEEEEGIGNMNMVTSSNDEAKEVEGIGNMSMVTSSNDESSSVITAVSSAGKSENSRISEADINNDNLLDSEEHEGTSISSEPVPSSMKDETHYSPSEDDSSHIHKASKSDTHIPVLENPLILGIEKLKKRKKYRVDILRSESLASLAPATLNRLFIHDYDIVVSIVPLPSSSILPKPTGPIHFGPPAYSSMTPWMKLVLYSTIARGPLSVVLMKGQCLSLLPAPLAGCEKALIWSWDGSAIGGLGKKVEGNLVKGSILLHCLNSLLRYSAVLVLPLSRADLSKSGNVITLDIPLPLKNSDGTVASIGKELGLSEEENSKLKPLLTELAKTAELSSVGYIRLLRLFSGRESNKLSSGTYDWVPLSVEFGIPLFSPKLCSNICKRIASSGLLQCDSFSEHHDAMVSLRKKLRDVCADYQSTGSAAKLLYHKEQPRDFSGPITNYASGRWNSFRDAASPISGTSTPQQRVKLANRQRFQTGVLCFDGSNIRSYALAPAYETSTRTIAEMQHTDTTNTELEENDSKEATLPGVNIIFDGSELHPFEIGACLQARQPVSLIIEAATASASATIK; this is encoded by the exons ATGGCTGGAG AAATGGTGGAATTGTTGTTGATTAATGGGGGTACTGGGAAAATGCGGCGTGCTGAGGTGACAGTTGAGGAACTGCTGGTGGACAGAGCAGTCAAGGAAGAATGCACATATGAGAATCTTCCCAAAAGGCTGCAAGCAACTGTGTCTTCCAAAGATGAATGGCACAAAAG GGTAGTTCAGCACTGCATAAAGAAGAGACTTCAATGGAGTAGTTGTTATGCCCGGAAAGTCAGTAAAGAAAATGAATATTATGACGAAATGATACCGTACTTGCGAAAGCATCTTGCT CTATTTCCATATCACTTGTCAGAGTACGTGTGTCGTGTAATGAGAGTATCAGCTTTCAGATATTACTGTGATATGCTTTTTGAAGTAATGAAAAATG AGCAACCTTATGACAGCATCCCAAATTTTAGTGCCGCGGATGCTTTAAGACTTACAGGAATTGGGAGAAATGAATTTATTGATATAATGAACAAGTGCAGATCTAAG AAAATCATGTGGAAAATAAACAAGTCAATAGCAAGAGAACATTTGCCTACTCAACCTGTGGATTTTCCAATTGAACCATGGTGGGGAGTTTGCCTTGTCAACTTTACATTAGATGAATTTAAG AAACTCTCCGAAGATGAAATGGCCACAATAGACAAAGTCTGCAAGGAAGAGGCAAATTCATTTGTCATGTTTGATGCTGCTGTTGTAAGGGCTCTTAGCAAACGAGGACTGGTCTACTTTGACATTCCTGTCTATCCTGATGACCGACTCAAAG TTTCCAGGCTTGAAGGTTTTGTCTCTAACAGGGAGCAGTCTTTTGAAGATCCTATTGAAGA TTTGGTGTATGCAGTTTTTGTTGTTTCAAATGAAAATGCAACTGTTAGTGAGTTGGCAACAACGCTACAGGCTGATTTGTCACATCTGCAGGCAGCTGCTGCTTTTATGTGTAGATTGGGATGGGCAACAAAAGCAATGGATCCTCAACCTGTTGTTCTAGATACAAGTATACCTGGTTCTCCTAAGAGTGTAAGTGGTGACGAAGATGCCTTTAGTGCTTGTTTGGGTTCAGAGAATCAGCTTGTTGATGGTGAATCCATTCAAGGGGATACTCCACGTTCAAAGAACCATGGCCATCGTTCTTCTTATACTCGTGTTGCTTTCATGGTTGATGCCAATATTACTTCATATCTTATGATGGGTTCTGTTTCACCAG GTCTGAAATCTCATGCAGTAACACTATATGAAGCGGGGAAGTTGGGTCATGCCAGCATTGATGATCTTTGCAAGGATCTTAGTACTATAGAGGGTGTAACATTTGAGGGAGAACTACAGGAATTCGCAGATCATGCATCTAGTCTGCGTTGTGTATTAGAATGTCTACAATCAGGGGGAGTACTAACTACCGTAGCTAAAGAGGAGGAAGAAATTGATAAGACGAGTGTGGTTACTTCAAGCAATGATGAAGCTAAAGAGGAGGAAGGAATTGGTAAGACGAGTGTGGTTACTTCAAGCAATGATGAAGCTAAAGAGGAGGAAGGAAATGGTAAGACGAGTGTGGTTACTTCAGGCAATGATAAAGCTAAAGAGGAGGAAGGAATGGTTACTTCAAGCAATTATAAAGCTAAAGAGGAGGAAGGAATTGGTAAGACAAATGCAGTTACTTCAAGCAATGATGAAGCTGAAGAGGAGGAAGGAATTGGTAAGACGAGGGAAGTTACTTCCAGCAATGATGAAGCTGAAGAAGAGGAAGGAATTGGTAAGACAAGGGAAGTTACTTCAAGCAATGATGAAGCGGAAGAAGAGGAAGGAATTGGTAATATGAATATGGTTACTTCAAGCAATGATGAAGCTAAAGAGGTTGAAGGAATTGGTAACATGAGTATGGTTACTTCAAGTAATGATGAGTCAAGTTCTGTGATCACAGCAGTATCTTCTGCAGGAAAGTCAGAAAACTCTCGTATTTCAGAGGCTGATATAAACAATGATAATTTATTAGATTCAGAAGAGCATGAGGGGACTTCTATTTCCTCTGAACCTGTTCCTAGTAGTATGAAGGATGAAACCCATTATAGTCCATCGGAAGATGACAGTAGTCACATTCATAAAGCTAGTAAGTCAGACACACATATCCCGGTTCTTGAGAATCCATTAATACTTGGAATAGAAAAgctaaaaaagagaaagaaatatcGTGTAGATATCCTCCGCTCTGAAAGTTTGGCTTCTCTTGCACCAGCAACTCTTAATCGTCTATTTATTCATGATTATGATATAGTTGTGTCCATAGTGCCTCTTCCCAGTTCATCAATTCTTCCTAAACCCACAGGTCCAATTCATTTTGGTCCTCCTGCCTATTCTTCTATGACTCCATGGATGAAATTGGTATTATACTCAACTATAGCCCGTGGTCCTTTATCAGTTGTTCTGATGAAAGGACAGTGTCTGAGCCTACTTCCTGCTCCATTGGCTGGTTGTGAGAAAGCCCTTATATGGTCTTGGGATGGTTCAGCAATAGGAGGGTTAGGAAAGAAAGTTGAAGGGAATTTAGTAAAGGGTAGTATACTCCTACATTGTTTAAATTCGCTTCTTAGATATTCGGCTGTGTTGGTGCTTCCTCTCAGTAGGGCTGATCTTAGTAAATCCGGAAATGTAATTACTTTGGATATTCCTTTGCCCTTAAAGAACTCAGATGGGACTGTTGCCTCCATAGGAAAAGAGTTAGGACTGTCTGAAGAAGAAAATTCTAAGTTGAAACCTCTCTTAACTGAGTTGGCAAAAACGGCAGAACTGTCGTCAGTTGGTTACATTCGCCTGTTGAGATTATTTAGTGGACGAGAATCAAATAAACTCTCTTCTGGCACATATGATTGGGTTCCATTAAGTGTGGAATTTGGGATCCCGCTATTTAGTCCAAAATTGTGCAGTAACATATGCAAAAGGATAGCTTCATCGGGATTGCTTCAGTGTGACTCATTTAGTGAACACCATGATGCAATGGTAAGCTTAAGGAAAAAGTTACGCGACGTTTGTGCCGACTATCAATCAACCGGTTCAGCCGCAAAGCTTCTTTACCATAAAGAGCAACCCAGGGACTTCTCTGGACCAATAACAAACTATGCTAGCGGAAGATGGAATTCATTTAGGGATGCTGCTTCTCCCATTTCAGGGACATCAACTCCACAACAAAGGGTTAAACTTGCTAATCGACAACGCTTCCAAACTGGAGTATTGTGCTTCGATGGAAGTAACATCAG ATCATATGCATTAGCTCCTGCTTATGAAACTTCCACAAGAACTATTGCAGAAATGCAGCATACAGATACAACTAATACTGAACTAGAAGAAAATGATAGCAAAGAAGCAACCCTCCCCGGCGTTAATATTATTTTTGACGGTTCCGAGTTGCATCCATTTGAGATAGGTGCTTGCCTCCAAGCTCGCCAACCGGTTTCCTTAATAATAGAGGCTGCAACTGCTTCAGCATCTGCAACAATCAAATAG
- the LOC107608314 gene encoding protein FAM91A1-like isoform X2: MVELLLINGGTGKMRRAEVTVEELLVDRAVKEECTYENLPKRLQATVSSKDEWHKRVVQHCIKKRLQWSSCYARKVSKENEYYDEMIPYLRKHLALFPYHLSEYVCRVMRVSAFRYYCDMLFEVMKNEQPYDSIPNFSAADALRLTGIGRNEFIDIMNKCRSKKIMWKINKSIAREHLPTQPVDFPIEPWWGVCLVNFTLDEFKKLSEDEMATIDKVCKEEANSFVMFDAAVVRALSKRGLVYFDIPVYPDDRLKVSRLEGFVSNREQSFEDPIEDLVYAVFVVSNENATVSELATTLQADLSHLQAAAAFMCRLGWATKAMDPQPVVLDTSIPGSPKSVSGDEDAFSACLGSENQLVDGESIQGDTPRSKNHGHRSSYTRVAFMVDANITSYLMMGSVSPGLKSHAVTLYEAGKLGHASIDDLCKDLSTIEGVTFEGELQEFADHASSLRCVLECLQSGGVLTTVAKEEEEIDKTSVVTSSNDEAKEEEGIGKTSVVTSSNDEAKEEEGNGKTSVVTSGNDKAKEEEGMVTSSNYKAKEEEGIGKTNAVTSSNDEAEEEEGIGKTREVTSSNDEAEEEEGIGKTREVTSSNDEAEEEEGIGNMNMVTSSNDEAKEVEGIGNMSMVTSSNDESSSVITAVSSAGKSENSRISEADINNDNLLDSEEHEGTSISSEPVPSSMKDETHYSPSEDDSSHIHKASKSDTHIPVLENPLILGIEKLKKRKKYRVDILRSESLASLAPATLNRLFIHDYDIVVSIVPLPSSSILPKPTGPIHFGPPAYSSMTPWMKLVLYSTIARGPLSVVLMKGQCLSLLPAPLAGCEKALIWSWDGSAIGGLGKKVEGNLVKGSILLHCLNSLLRYSAVLVLPLSRADLSKSGNVITLDIPLPLKNSDGTVASIGKELGLSEEENSKLKPLLTELAKTAELSSVGYIRLLRLFSGRESNKLSSGTYDWVPLSVEFGIPLFSPKLCSNICKRIASSGLLQCDSFSEHHDAMVSLRKKLRDVCADYQSTGSAAKLLYHKEQPRDFSGPITNYASGRWNSFRDAASPISGTSTPQQRVKLANRQRFQTGVLCFDGSNIRSYALAPAYETSTRTIAEMQHTDTTNTELEENDSKEATLPGVNIIFDGSELHPFEIGACLQARQPVSLIIEAATASASATIK, translated from the exons ATGGTGGAATTGTTGTTGATTAATGGGGGTACTGGGAAAATGCGGCGTGCTGAGGTGACAGTTGAGGAACTGCTGGTGGACAGAGCAGTCAAGGAAGAATGCACATATGAGAATCTTCCCAAAAGGCTGCAAGCAACTGTGTCTTCCAAAGATGAATGGCACAAAAG GGTAGTTCAGCACTGCATAAAGAAGAGACTTCAATGGAGTAGTTGTTATGCCCGGAAAGTCAGTAAAGAAAATGAATATTATGACGAAATGATACCGTACTTGCGAAAGCATCTTGCT CTATTTCCATATCACTTGTCAGAGTACGTGTGTCGTGTAATGAGAGTATCAGCTTTCAGATATTACTGTGATATGCTTTTTGAAGTAATGAAAAATG AGCAACCTTATGACAGCATCCCAAATTTTAGTGCCGCGGATGCTTTAAGACTTACAGGAATTGGGAGAAATGAATTTATTGATATAATGAACAAGTGCAGATCTAAG AAAATCATGTGGAAAATAAACAAGTCAATAGCAAGAGAACATTTGCCTACTCAACCTGTGGATTTTCCAATTGAACCATGGTGGGGAGTTTGCCTTGTCAACTTTACATTAGATGAATTTAAG AAACTCTCCGAAGATGAAATGGCCACAATAGACAAAGTCTGCAAGGAAGAGGCAAATTCATTTGTCATGTTTGATGCTGCTGTTGTAAGGGCTCTTAGCAAACGAGGACTGGTCTACTTTGACATTCCTGTCTATCCTGATGACCGACTCAAAG TTTCCAGGCTTGAAGGTTTTGTCTCTAACAGGGAGCAGTCTTTTGAAGATCCTATTGAAGA TTTGGTGTATGCAGTTTTTGTTGTTTCAAATGAAAATGCAACTGTTAGTGAGTTGGCAACAACGCTACAGGCTGATTTGTCACATCTGCAGGCAGCTGCTGCTTTTATGTGTAGATTGGGATGGGCAACAAAAGCAATGGATCCTCAACCTGTTGTTCTAGATACAAGTATACCTGGTTCTCCTAAGAGTGTAAGTGGTGACGAAGATGCCTTTAGTGCTTGTTTGGGTTCAGAGAATCAGCTTGTTGATGGTGAATCCATTCAAGGGGATACTCCACGTTCAAAGAACCATGGCCATCGTTCTTCTTATACTCGTGTTGCTTTCATGGTTGATGCCAATATTACTTCATATCTTATGATGGGTTCTGTTTCACCAG GTCTGAAATCTCATGCAGTAACACTATATGAAGCGGGGAAGTTGGGTCATGCCAGCATTGATGATCTTTGCAAGGATCTTAGTACTATAGAGGGTGTAACATTTGAGGGAGAACTACAGGAATTCGCAGATCATGCATCTAGTCTGCGTTGTGTATTAGAATGTCTACAATCAGGGGGAGTACTAACTACCGTAGCTAAAGAGGAGGAAGAAATTGATAAGACGAGTGTGGTTACTTCAAGCAATGATGAAGCTAAAGAGGAGGAAGGAATTGGTAAGACGAGTGTGGTTACTTCAAGCAATGATGAAGCTAAAGAGGAGGAAGGAAATGGTAAGACGAGTGTGGTTACTTCAGGCAATGATAAAGCTAAAGAGGAGGAAGGAATGGTTACTTCAAGCAATTATAAAGCTAAAGAGGAGGAAGGAATTGGTAAGACAAATGCAGTTACTTCAAGCAATGATGAAGCTGAAGAGGAGGAAGGAATTGGTAAGACGAGGGAAGTTACTTCCAGCAATGATGAAGCTGAAGAAGAGGAAGGAATTGGTAAGACAAGGGAAGTTACTTCAAGCAATGATGAAGCGGAAGAAGAGGAAGGAATTGGTAATATGAATATGGTTACTTCAAGCAATGATGAAGCTAAAGAGGTTGAAGGAATTGGTAACATGAGTATGGTTACTTCAAGTAATGATGAGTCAAGTTCTGTGATCACAGCAGTATCTTCTGCAGGAAAGTCAGAAAACTCTCGTATTTCAGAGGCTGATATAAACAATGATAATTTATTAGATTCAGAAGAGCATGAGGGGACTTCTATTTCCTCTGAACCTGTTCCTAGTAGTATGAAGGATGAAACCCATTATAGTCCATCGGAAGATGACAGTAGTCACATTCATAAAGCTAGTAAGTCAGACACACATATCCCGGTTCTTGAGAATCCATTAATACTTGGAATAGAAAAgctaaaaaagagaaagaaatatcGTGTAGATATCCTCCGCTCTGAAAGTTTGGCTTCTCTTGCACCAGCAACTCTTAATCGTCTATTTATTCATGATTATGATATAGTTGTGTCCATAGTGCCTCTTCCCAGTTCATCAATTCTTCCTAAACCCACAGGTCCAATTCATTTTGGTCCTCCTGCCTATTCTTCTATGACTCCATGGATGAAATTGGTATTATACTCAACTATAGCCCGTGGTCCTTTATCAGTTGTTCTGATGAAAGGACAGTGTCTGAGCCTACTTCCTGCTCCATTGGCTGGTTGTGAGAAAGCCCTTATATGGTCTTGGGATGGTTCAGCAATAGGAGGGTTAGGAAAGAAAGTTGAAGGGAATTTAGTAAAGGGTAGTATACTCCTACATTGTTTAAATTCGCTTCTTAGATATTCGGCTGTGTTGGTGCTTCCTCTCAGTAGGGCTGATCTTAGTAAATCCGGAAATGTAATTACTTTGGATATTCCTTTGCCCTTAAAGAACTCAGATGGGACTGTTGCCTCCATAGGAAAAGAGTTAGGACTGTCTGAAGAAGAAAATTCTAAGTTGAAACCTCTCTTAACTGAGTTGGCAAAAACGGCAGAACTGTCGTCAGTTGGTTACATTCGCCTGTTGAGATTATTTAGTGGACGAGAATCAAATAAACTCTCTTCTGGCACATATGATTGGGTTCCATTAAGTGTGGAATTTGGGATCCCGCTATTTAGTCCAAAATTGTGCAGTAACATATGCAAAAGGATAGCTTCATCGGGATTGCTTCAGTGTGACTCATTTAGTGAACACCATGATGCAATGGTAAGCTTAAGGAAAAAGTTACGCGACGTTTGTGCCGACTATCAATCAACCGGTTCAGCCGCAAAGCTTCTTTACCATAAAGAGCAACCCAGGGACTTCTCTGGACCAATAACAAACTATGCTAGCGGAAGATGGAATTCATTTAGGGATGCTGCTTCTCCCATTTCAGGGACATCAACTCCACAACAAAGGGTTAAACTTGCTAATCGACAACGCTTCCAAACTGGAGTATTGTGCTTCGATGGAAGTAACATCAG ATCATATGCATTAGCTCCTGCTTATGAAACTTCCACAAGAACTATTGCAGAAATGCAGCATACAGATACAACTAATACTGAACTAGAAGAAAATGATAGCAAAGAAGCAACCCTCCCCGGCGTTAATATTATTTTTGACGGTTCCGAGTTGCATCCATTTGAGATAGGTGCTTGCCTCCAAGCTCGCCAACCGGTTTCCTTAATAATAGAGGCTGCAACTGCTTCAGCATCTGCAACAATCAAATAG
- the LOC107608314 gene encoding protein FAM91A1-like isoform X3 produces MWKINKSIAREHLPTQPVDFPIEPWWGVCLVNFTLDEFKKLSEDEMATIDKVCKEEANSFVMFDAAVVRALSKRGLVYFDIPVYPDDRLKVSRLEGFVSNREQSFEDPIEDLVYAVFVVSNENATVSELATTLQADLSHLQAAAAFMCRLGWATKAMDPQPVVLDTSIPGSPKSVSGDEDAFSACLGSENQLVDGESIQGDTPRSKNHGHRSSYTRVAFMVDANITSYLMMGSVSPGLKSHAVTLYEAGKLGHASIDDLCKDLSTIEGVTFEGELQEFADHASSLRCVLECLQSGGVLTTVAKEEEEIDKTSVVTSSNDEAKEEEGIGKTSVVTSSNDEAKEEEGNGKTSVVTSGNDKAKEEEGMVTSSNYKAKEEEGIGKTNAVTSSNDEAEEEEGIGKTREVTSSNDEAEEEEGIGKTREVTSSNDEAEEEEGIGNMNMVTSSNDEAKEVEGIGNMSMVTSSNDESSSVITAVSSAGKSENSRISEADINNDNLLDSEEHEGTSISSEPVPSSMKDETHYSPSEDDSSHIHKASKSDTHIPVLENPLILGIEKLKKRKKYRVDILRSESLASLAPATLNRLFIHDYDIVVSIVPLPSSSILPKPTGPIHFGPPAYSSMTPWMKLVLYSTIARGPLSVVLMKGQCLSLLPAPLAGCEKALIWSWDGSAIGGLGKKVEGNLVKGSILLHCLNSLLRYSAVLVLPLSRADLSKSGNVITLDIPLPLKNSDGTVASIGKELGLSEEENSKLKPLLTELAKTAELSSVGYIRLLRLFSGRESNKLSSGTYDWVPLSVEFGIPLFSPKLCSNICKRIASSGLLQCDSFSEHHDAMVSLRKKLRDVCADYQSTGSAAKLLYHKEQPRDFSGPITNYASGRWNSFRDAASPISGTSTPQQRVKLANRQRFQTGVLCFDGSNIRSYALAPAYETSTRTIAEMQHTDTTNTELEENDSKEATLPGVNIIFDGSELHPFEIGACLQARQPVSLIIEAATASASATIK; encoded by the exons ATGTGGAAAATAAACAAGTCAATAGCAAGAGAACATTTGCCTACTCAACCTGTGGATTTTCCAATTGAACCATGGTGGGGAGTTTGCCTTGTCAACTTTACATTAGATGAATTTAAG AAACTCTCCGAAGATGAAATGGCCACAATAGACAAAGTCTGCAAGGAAGAGGCAAATTCATTTGTCATGTTTGATGCTGCTGTTGTAAGGGCTCTTAGCAAACGAGGACTGGTCTACTTTGACATTCCTGTCTATCCTGATGACCGACTCAAAG TTTCCAGGCTTGAAGGTTTTGTCTCTAACAGGGAGCAGTCTTTTGAAGATCCTATTGAAGA TTTGGTGTATGCAGTTTTTGTTGTTTCAAATGAAAATGCAACTGTTAGTGAGTTGGCAACAACGCTACAGGCTGATTTGTCACATCTGCAGGCAGCTGCTGCTTTTATGTGTAGATTGGGATGGGCAACAAAAGCAATGGATCCTCAACCTGTTGTTCTAGATACAAGTATACCTGGTTCTCCTAAGAGTGTAAGTGGTGACGAAGATGCCTTTAGTGCTTGTTTGGGTTCAGAGAATCAGCTTGTTGATGGTGAATCCATTCAAGGGGATACTCCACGTTCAAAGAACCATGGCCATCGTTCTTCTTATACTCGTGTTGCTTTCATGGTTGATGCCAATATTACTTCATATCTTATGATGGGTTCTGTTTCACCAG GTCTGAAATCTCATGCAGTAACACTATATGAAGCGGGGAAGTTGGGTCATGCCAGCATTGATGATCTTTGCAAGGATCTTAGTACTATAGAGGGTGTAACATTTGAGGGAGAACTACAGGAATTCGCAGATCATGCATCTAGTCTGCGTTGTGTATTAGAATGTCTACAATCAGGGGGAGTACTAACTACCGTAGCTAAAGAGGAGGAAGAAATTGATAAGACGAGTGTGGTTACTTCAAGCAATGATGAAGCTAAAGAGGAGGAAGGAATTGGTAAGACGAGTGTGGTTACTTCAAGCAATGATGAAGCTAAAGAGGAGGAAGGAAATGGTAAGACGAGTGTGGTTACTTCAGGCAATGATAAAGCTAAAGAGGAGGAAGGAATGGTTACTTCAAGCAATTATAAAGCTAAAGAGGAGGAAGGAATTGGTAAGACAAATGCAGTTACTTCAAGCAATGATGAAGCTGAAGAGGAGGAAGGAATTGGTAAGACGAGGGAAGTTACTTCCAGCAATGATGAAGCTGAAGAAGAGGAAGGAATTGGTAAGACAAGGGAAGTTACTTCAAGCAATGATGAAGCGGAAGAAGAGGAAGGAATTGGTAATATGAATATGGTTACTTCAAGCAATGATGAAGCTAAAGAGGTTGAAGGAATTGGTAACATGAGTATGGTTACTTCAAGTAATGATGAGTCAAGTTCTGTGATCACAGCAGTATCTTCTGCAGGAAAGTCAGAAAACTCTCGTATTTCAGAGGCTGATATAAACAATGATAATTTATTAGATTCAGAAGAGCATGAGGGGACTTCTATTTCCTCTGAACCTGTTCCTAGTAGTATGAAGGATGAAACCCATTATAGTCCATCGGAAGATGACAGTAGTCACATTCATAAAGCTAGTAAGTCAGACACACATATCCCGGTTCTTGAGAATCCATTAATACTTGGAATAGAAAAgctaaaaaagagaaagaaatatcGTGTAGATATCCTCCGCTCTGAAAGTTTGGCTTCTCTTGCACCAGCAACTCTTAATCGTCTATTTATTCATGATTATGATATAGTTGTGTCCATAGTGCCTCTTCCCAGTTCATCAATTCTTCCTAAACCCACAGGTCCAATTCATTTTGGTCCTCCTGCCTATTCTTCTATGACTCCATGGATGAAATTGGTATTATACTCAACTATAGCCCGTGGTCCTTTATCAGTTGTTCTGATGAAAGGACAGTGTCTGAGCCTACTTCCTGCTCCATTGGCTGGTTGTGAGAAAGCCCTTATATGGTCTTGGGATGGTTCAGCAATAGGAGGGTTAGGAAAGAAAGTTGAAGGGAATTTAGTAAAGGGTAGTATACTCCTACATTGTTTAAATTCGCTTCTTAGATATTCGGCTGTGTTGGTGCTTCCTCTCAGTAGGGCTGATCTTAGTAAATCCGGAAATGTAATTACTTTGGATATTCCTTTGCCCTTAAAGAACTCAGATGGGACTGTTGCCTCCATAGGAAAAGAGTTAGGACTGTCTGAAGAAGAAAATTCTAAGTTGAAACCTCTCTTAACTGAGTTGGCAAAAACGGCAGAACTGTCGTCAGTTGGTTACATTCGCCTGTTGAGATTATTTAGTGGACGAGAATCAAATAAACTCTCTTCTGGCACATATGATTGGGTTCCATTAAGTGTGGAATTTGGGATCCCGCTATTTAGTCCAAAATTGTGCAGTAACATATGCAAAAGGATAGCTTCATCGGGATTGCTTCAGTGTGACTCATTTAGTGAACACCATGATGCAATGGTAAGCTTAAGGAAAAAGTTACGCGACGTTTGTGCCGACTATCAATCAACCGGTTCAGCCGCAAAGCTTCTTTACCATAAAGAGCAACCCAGGGACTTCTCTGGACCAATAACAAACTATGCTAGCGGAAGATGGAATTCATTTAGGGATGCTGCTTCTCCCATTTCAGGGACATCAACTCCACAACAAAGGGTTAAACTTGCTAATCGACAACGCTTCCAAACTGGAGTATTGTGCTTCGATGGAAGTAACATCAG ATCATATGCATTAGCTCCTGCTTATGAAACTTCCACAAGAACTATTGCAGAAATGCAGCATACAGATACAACTAATACTGAACTAGAAGAAAATGATAGCAAAGAAGCAACCCTCCCCGGCGTTAATATTATTTTTGACGGTTCCGAGTTGCATCCATTTGAGATAGGTGCTTGCCTCCAAGCTCGCCAACCGGTTTCCTTAATAATAGAGGCTGCAACTGCTTCAGCATCTGCAACAATCAAATAG